Genomic segment of Rhodocaloribacter litoris:
ACGGCCTCGCCGGGCACCACGCCGGTGTCGGAGTGCAGGCCCGTCGGCAGGTCGAGGGCCACGCGGGGGGCCGGCAGCGTGTTGAGCCGGCGGACGATGTCGTCGAGCGGGGGGCGCGGGGCACTCGTCTGCCCCGTGCCCAGCAGGGCATCGACGTACAGATCCGCTCCTTCGAACCGGGCGAAGTCGCTTGCCTCCCGCCACCGGAACAGCCGGAGGCGGCCCGCCGGGTCGTTCGCTTCGAGCCGGCGGAGCAGCCGGAGGTTGTGCGCCGCGTCCGCCGACATTTCGTCTTCTTCGGCGAGGGTGACCACGTCCAGGCGGGCGCCGTGTTCAAAGAGGACGCGGGCCACCACCAGGCCGTCGCCACCGTTGTTGCCCTTGCCGCAAAAGATTACGACGCGCCGGTTGCGGAGGGGGCCGAAACGGGTTGCGATGCAGGCAGCCGCCCCGCGCCCGGCCGTCTCCATGAGGGTGAGGCCGGGGAGGCCGAAGGTTTCGATGGTGAACTGATCCGCCGCCCGCATGGCTTCGGCGGTGAGTACCGGAAGCAGGGTGTTGGGCGAAACTGGCCGGGACATCGGATCGGGTCGTTGTGTCCGTTGGAGAAAAGGCTGCACGGACGCCGGGCCGCGCATGGGCGCCCTACGCGCGTCCGGTTGCGGCCGTGCCGGGAAAGCCGGGTCAAACGTCGATGCAGGCGCCGTTCCGGGCCAGCGAGCGCAGGGCGGCTTCCATGAGGCGGACGACGGCCAGCCCGTTACGGCCATCGGTGCGGGGCGTCCGGCCCGTCCGCACACATTCGACGAAATGCCGGCATTCGAGCAGGAGCGGCTCCTGCATGTCGATCCGGGGAATGTGGATGTCGCCCGAGCGGAGCGTCATCGCACCGGCATAGTCCGTGTACGACGGCGTCGTTTCGATCCCTTTGTCGTAGAGCCGCACCTTCTCCACGCTCTCGACATCGTCGATCACGGCCATCTTGCGGCTGCCCACGACGGTGACCTTGCGGATCTTGTGGGGGTCGAGCCAGCTCGTGTGCAGGTGGGCCAGTTTGCCGTCTTCGAAATAGATCGTGGCGAAGGCCACGTCTTCGATGCCGGGTTGCAGGTAGGCCTGGCCCTGGGCCGAGACGGCGACGGGGCGCCGGTCGAGGAAGGCGAGGGCCACGGCCAGATCGTGCGGGGCCAGGCTCTCGAAGGCGTTTTCCGCCTGCCGGACGATGCCCAGGTTGACGCGCATGCTGTAGAGGTAGTAGACCTCGCCGAGCTCGCCGCGCCGGATCAGGTTCGCCACGTATTCGAAGGCGGGGT
This window contains:
- a CDS encoding Gfo/Idh/MocA family protein; protein product: MSDHPPLRLGQVGIGYWGKNLLRNFAGLPDVTLAWACDQREDVLAAVARQYPEVRTTHRFEDLLEDPALDAVVIATETPRHFPMAEAALQAGKHVFVEKPMAQTAAEAERLVELAETHDRRLMVGHLLLYHPAFEYVANLIRRGELGEVYYLYSMRVNLGIVRQAENAFESLAPHDLAVALAFLDRRPVAVSAQGQAYLQPGIEDVAFATIYFEDGKLAHLHTSWLDPHKIRKVTVVGSRKMAVIDDVESVEKVRLYDKGIETTPSYTDYAGAMTLRSGDIHIPRIDMQEPLLLECRHFVECVRTGRTPRTDGRNGLAVVRLMEAALRSLARNGACIDV